A genomic segment from Rhizoctonia solani chromosome 11, complete sequence encodes:
- a CDS encoding GTPase-activating protein GYP1, producing the protein MTAPPARPHLGLRPSSHFSIITSAQSNADWAEDDAWDSGSDDDKPLGSRRHPAPPTPTRTSSLGFFSSSAASPKLPTTASPKPQAVPTSANNSPLRNATAPAPIPFKQPTGPTSLNAIRAAARKPAGTGDPILSVGSGTPNSSSSNAELSFSYTHVQVPSPSSFPQSNALPPQAESQEEENSVELSSPPGKGKGWTFITGRKKEKVDEDVLEREKEGYRRWKMSASGSVDFAGMVPDAPDSGEESDGEMIVGDLDVEIGEGLKIGDDLSLERGREKETLEFARVGSDDKGKRTSVGREPEAEDITPREKVGAEAIREDADAIVADPFSVLRRPDPYGHASGYNNKPPSRKSSVSHIKSPERSSSSSKRMSSFGTNAPSPGHERVDSGAGLSRGRSMRTNRRHTQFVECLSKEDINMAELKKLAWSGVPPHLRPMVWPLLLGYMPLPSSTRLQTLQRKREEYTKLVKVTFARGREGLDQQIWHQIRIDVPRTRPGVRLWMEAGTHQSLERILYVWAIRHPASGYVQGINDLATPFYQIFLSAYIDADPEIYDPACLPSHVLNAIEADTFWSVKRMAELVKRIDGALASHFESQGVEFMQFAFRWMNCLLMRELSVKNTIRMWDTYLMVSFLALMGLAVSALPAIGTNVQSRVPKAKTFTYEVVPGYFIQTDPSTVPATVGPNPPAFGLIANTSATYWSDFKANITKLQKNAPKKVKYAVFWFGRHGQGWHNLAESTYGTAAWDDYWSKLNGDGNITWGPDALLTDLGKQQAQLAHNTWVTELGKPDPVPLPTKLFSSPMSRAASTLDITFTGILLTESGKKDKVRPYVMEGLREVLGVHTCDKRRTKTYIHQTYKNFGIESGFTEEDELWTADHRETNDETDARSRRTLDAIFDRLLGPKDICDMVYLRLFGYDFVILNSANAAIDLLEKRSRIYSDRLSPPMFKDPSLLNWSGNAVLLGYSDLWRNYRRIFNNWLGSRTVTQFHQLQESQAQQMLQRLANISDDANPFEEVKRTIYYTIASSTLRLAYGYKLQSDDDIILQNINQTAHYTAQAAMFTNFFVNIFPSLTHIPDWLPGTGWKRTAREWRAFKDNAQSIPYEWTKAQLAAGTAEPSILIKAQEEIDNVLGFASLPKISDRERLPYVRNLIQEVLRWLPPVPAGVPHASWKDDAYRGYEIERGTVVAMTRDESVYRDPETFNPDRFMCSTVPHPPAFGWGRRCNFTSFKFSKKKDTHGQEITPQLEFASNSLVMELKPFDFEVKFRSDIHRQMILEHGGA; encoded by the exons ATGACTGCTCCCCCAGCAAGACCCCACCTCGGCCTCCGGCCCTCATCTCATTTTTCTATCATAACCTCCGCACAATCTAATGCCGACTGGGCGGAAGATGACGCATGGGACTCTGGGTCGGATGACGATAAACCCTTGGGCTCTCGAAGACATCCTGCTCCGCCTACACCAACACGTACCAGCTCGCTAGGATTCTTCTCGTCCTCGGCTGCCTCTCCCAAGCTCCCCACAACTGCATCGCCAAAGCCCCAGGCGGTACCTACGTCGGCGAACAATTCGCCACTCAGAAATGCTACAGCCCCCGCCCCCATCCCATTCAAACAACCCACTGGTCCCACCTCTCTTAATGCTATCCGAGCGGCGGCTCGCAAACCGGCTGGAACAGGAGATCCAATCCTGAGTGTGGGCTCTGGTACACCCAACTCCAGCTCATCGAATGCCGAACTCAGTTTCTCTTATACCCACGTACAAGTTCCATCCCCAAGCTCTTTCCCCCAGTCCAATGCTTTGCCTCCTCAAGCTGAGTCCCAAGAAGAGGAGAATAGTGTTGAGCTTTCCAGTCCTCCCGGAAAAGGCAAAGGATGGACTTTCATTACTGGCcggaagaaagaaaaggtAGACGAAGATGTACTTGAACGAGAAAAAGAAGGATACAGGCGCTGGAAAATGTCTGCGTCGGGATCAGTTGACTTTGCGGGGATGGTACCTGATGCACCAGACTCGGGTGAAGAATCCGACGGAGAGATGATTGTAGGCGATTTGGATGTTGAGATCGGGGAAGGGCTCAAGATAGGAGATGATTTGAGTTTGGAAAGGGGGCGAGAGAAGGAGACTTTGGAATTTGCGAGGGTTGGGAGTGACGATAAAGGAAAACGGACAAGTGTCGGGAGAGAACCAGAAGCGGAAGATATTACACCCCGCGAAAAGGTTGGGGCTGAAGCAATTCGAGAGGACGCCGATGCTATCGTTGCAG ACCCATTTAGTGTTCTCCGTCGTCCGGACCCCTACGGCCATGCCTCTGGATATAATAATAAACCTCCCTCTCGAAAGTCCAGTGTCTCTCACATCAAATCACCGGAGCGGTCTTCGAGTAGCTCGAAGCGAATGTCTTCATTTGGAACAAATGCGCCATCGCCTGGACACGAACGAGTTGATTCGGGTGCGGGACTGAGTCGCGGAAGGAGTATGCGAACAAACAGGAGGCATACACAATTTGTAGAGTGCCTTTCGAAGGAAGATATCAATATGG CCGAGTTGAAAAAGCTTGCATGGTCTGGCGTGCCTCCTCACCTGAGACCCATGGTTTGGCCCCTTTTACTCGGGTATATGCCTCTACCTTCATCGACTCGACTCCAGACCCTACAGAGGAAACGAGAGGAGTATACCAAGCTTGTTAA GGTCACTTTTGCGCGAGGACGGGAAGGGTTGGATCAACAGATATGGCATCAGATAAGAATTGATGTTCCGAGAACCAGACCTGGCGTAAGACTTTGGATGGAAGCTGGTACGCACCAA AGTTTGGAGCGAATACTATATGTTTGGGCGATTCGACACCCTGCGAGCGGTTACGTACAAGGGATTAACGACCTTGCAACGCCATTTTATCAAATTTTCTTGTCAGCGTATATAG ATGCGGACCCTGAAATATACGACCCAGCATGTCTACCTTCACATGTTTTAAACGCCATCGAAGCCGACACCTTCTG GAGCGTCAAAAGAATGGCAGAGCTTGTCAAAAGGATTGATG GCGCTCTTGCTTCGCATTTCGAATCGCAAGGCGTCGAGTTTATGCAATTTGCTTTCAGATGGATGAATTGCTTGTTAATGCGCGAGCTAAGCGTGAAGAATACTATACGAATGTGGGATACATATCTG ATGGTGTCCTTCCTGGCGCTTATGGGTTTGGCGGTAAGCGCTCTACCAGCGATAGGCACAAATGTCCAATCGCGAGTGCCAAAAGCGAAGACTTTTACCTATGAG GTGGTACCAGGATATTTTATCCAGACAGATCCCAGCACGGTTCCGGCGACTGTGGGGCCCAACCCTCCTGCATTTGGATTAATTGCCAATACATCTGCAACATATTGGTCCGACTTCAAGGCCAACATCACTAAATTACAGAAAAATGCTCCCAAAAAGGTCAAGTATGCTGTATTCTGGTTCGGAAGGCATGGTCAAGGATGGC ATAATTTGGCCGAATCGACCTATGGTACCGCTGCCTGGGACGATTACTGGTCGAAGCTTAATGGAGACGGGAATATTACGTGGGGTC CTGACGCCCTTTTGACTGATCTCGGTAAACAGCAAGCTCAGCTTGCACACAATACTTGGGTCACAGAACTTGGAAAGCCTGACCCGGTTCCATTG CCAACCAAGCTGTTCTCGTCGCCCATGTCTCGCGCTGCTTCAACTCTCGATATTACATTTACTGGGATTCTCCTCACCGAATCGGGGAAGAAGGACAAGGTTCGACCATATGTGATGGAG GGATTGCGTGAAGTTCTTGGAGTGCATACATGCGATAAACGGCGAACTAAAACATACATTCACCAAACTTACAAGAATTTTGGGATTGAATCTGGGTTCACTGAAGAG GATGAGCTATGGACTGCCGACCATCGCGAAACCAATGACGAAACTGATGCTCGCTCAAGAAGAACGCTCGATGCCATATTTGACCGTTTACTGGGCCCCAAAGATATTT GTGATATGGTTTATCTTCGACTTTTTGGCTACGACTTTGTGATTCTTAACTCTGCCAATGCTGCAATCGATCTTTTGGAAAAGCGTTCTAGGATCTATTCAGACCGCCTAAGCCCACCAATGTTCAAAGATCCTTCTTT ACTTAACTGGAGTGGGAATGCTGTTTTGTTGGGTTACAGCGACCTTTGGCGAAATTATCGACGGATATTCAATAACTGGCTCGGCTCACGCACAGTCACTCAGTTTCATCAATTACAAGAATCCCAAGCCCAGCAGATGCTCCAAAGACTAGCCAACATTTCTGATGACGCGAATCCTTTCGAAGAAGTAAAACGCACTATTTACTA TACTATAGCGTCCTCAACTTTACGGCTAGCCTATGGCTACAAACTCCAATCCGATGATGATATAATCTTACAGAATATCAATCAAACGGCACACTACACAGCACAAGCGGCTATGTTTACCA ATTTTTTTGTAAACATATTCCCGTCATTAACGCATATTCCTGATTGGCTCCCAGGTACGGGATGGAAACGTACTGCTCGTGAATGGAGGGCCTTCAAGGACAATGCTCAATCTATCCCTTATGAGTGGACCAAGGCTCAGCTT GCTGCAGGGACTGCAGAGCCATCTATCCTCA TAAAAGCTCAGGAAGAAATCGACAATGTTCTCGGGTTTGCGTCGCTCCCAAAAATTTCAGACAGAGAGCGACTTCCATACGTCCGCAATCTTATCCAAGAAGTCCTGAGGTGGCTACCACCGGTCCCAGCCG GTGTTCCTCATGCTTCTTGGAAAGATGATGCTTACCGAGGTTACGAAA